Proteins co-encoded in one Nonomuraea helvata genomic window:
- a CDS encoding PQQ-binding-like beta-propeller repeat protein, protein MGKGWLGPGIALAGMGAAGWGYFLRRPLPAELPVLIDLGLVLALGLLAWLVIDVVRLARVTARAEGDDLGPAEAQVTVRVRAIAVAFVAVPLAVHGFVRVRETFAGGLPEHGEILFGTGLVAAAAGFVLIAGMVPDFTAKPFAGMGAGLAAVAAALAAVSFAGATLPVEAVTAGGSARTETAVAASVSRLAWRWRVPDGTPARQVAVAGGTALVRIGDGVVALDSRTGRERWHYRRPAARATGFEVAPDGSVMVLIFGQATGAEKTRGRTVVLDARTGEVRAEHAGQPFADTDPASHALIGVSRDGTMIGRDPADPARHVWERPVRKGCHVDRRLAKPYAVLRDVVAVVSDCGEASVVTGLDPADGAELWRHEGGGPGSAEIAPSSDLSAVRLRISGPEMDGAGVKDVLLDQRTGKAINGVTGSETALGYEGGRARPYAGGGARTASTPDQGDPSDWRTGRLPLKDGMLVAEVTATGTTSMRVTAHVMPWDAASGTDIPFDMDLDGREGRFTLLPAAGAVVVAFSPSATIVGLT, encoded by the coding sequence GTGGGGAAGGGATGGTTAGGGCCGGGGATCGCCCTGGCCGGGATGGGCGCGGCGGGATGGGGGTACTTCCTGCGGCGCCCGTTGCCTGCCGAGTTGCCGGTGCTGATCGACCTCGGGCTGGTGCTCGCGCTCGGGCTGCTGGCCTGGCTGGTGATCGACGTGGTCCGGCTGGCACGCGTGACGGCTCGCGCGGAGGGGGACGACCTCGGGCCGGCCGAGGCGCAGGTCACCGTGCGCGTACGGGCCATTGCGGTGGCCTTCGTCGCCGTGCCGCTCGCCGTGCACGGGTTTGTCCGGGTACGGGAGACGTTCGCCGGAGGGCTGCCCGAACACGGCGAGATCCTCTTCGGCACGGGACTCGTGGCCGCCGCTGCCGGGTTCGTCCTCATAGCGGGGATGGTGCCCGACTTCACGGCCAAGCCCTTCGCGGGCATGGGGGCGGGGCTGGCGGCCGTGGCCGCGGCGCTGGCCGCGGTGTCGTTCGCCGGCGCGACGCTGCCCGTCGAGGCGGTCACCGCTGGTGGGAGCGCACGTACTGAGACGGCCGTGGCAGCGTCGGTGAGCAGACTCGCCTGGCGGTGGCGGGTCCCGGACGGCACCCCCGCCAGACAGGTGGCGGTCGCGGGCGGCACCGCGCTGGTGCGGATCGGCGACGGCGTCGTGGCGCTGGACTCCCGTACCGGCCGTGAGCGGTGGCACTACCGCAGGCCCGCGGCGCGGGCCACCGGGTTCGAGGTCGCCCCCGACGGGAGCGTCATGGTGCTCATCTTCGGCCAGGCGACGGGGGCGGAGAAGACCAGAGGACGCACGGTGGTGCTGGACGCCCGTACCGGCGAGGTACGGGCCGAGCACGCCGGGCAGCCGTTCGCGGACACCGATCCGGCCTCGCACGCTCTCATCGGCGTCTCCCGCGACGGCACGATGATCGGCAGGGACCCGGCGGATCCCGCCAGGCATGTCTGGGAGCGTCCCGTACGGAAGGGCTGCCACGTCGACCGCCGGCTGGCGAAGCCGTACGCGGTGCTGCGTGACGTCGTCGCCGTGGTGTCCGACTGCGGCGAGGCGAGCGTGGTGACCGGCCTGGACCCCGCCGACGGCGCCGAGCTGTGGCGGCACGAGGGCGGCGGGCCCGGCTCCGCGGAGATCGCCCCCTCCTCCGACCTCAGCGCCGTGCGGCTGCGGATCTCGGGCCCTGAGATGGACGGCGCCGGTGTGAAGGACGTGCTGCTGGACCAGCGGACCGGGAAGGCGATCAACGGCGTCACCGGGAGCGAGACCGCGCTCGGGTACGAGGGCGGACGCGCGCGGCCGTACGCCGGGGGCGGGGCGAGGACCGCCTCGACACCGGACCAGGGCGATCCCTCCGACTGGAGGACGGGGCGGCTTCCGCTGAAGGACGGCATGCTCGTGGCGGAGGTGACGGCGACCGGCACGACCTCGATGCGGGTCACGGCGCACGTCATGCCGTGGGACGCGGCGAGCGGCACGGACATCCCGTTCGACATGGACCTCGACGGGCGGGAGGGCCGGTTCACGCTGCTCCCCGCCGCTGGGGCCGTCGTGGTCGCCTTCAGCCCGAGCGCCACGATCGTCGGCCTGACCTGA
- a CDS encoding cobalamin-independent methionine synthase II family protein yields MPTSHHAEHVGSLLRPPELLQARRARERGELSAEELARMEESAALAALDLQREAGIEVFTDGEVRRATWMAGLMESLGGVEPVPVPNSTWFRDGGEVPPEETAFEMVVASGKLTQKTQLTAVEADFLARHAPGQFKITMMSSSMGNLLWRPGLSDAVYPTPGDMMRDLVALRIAEIKDLLDRGVNWIQLDSLGYNQVIDPEFRVRMLGPHAPAPETILDSTISVDAELVRAAKAMNPEVTVAMHICRGNNRSAWMSRGGYEPIAERLFGEVPVDRFLLEYDTERAGGFEPLRFVPQGTTVVLGLVSSKIPGLESQDELRRRIDEAAKYVPLENLALSPQCGFASTARGNLLTVDDERRKLELVADTARKVWD; encoded by the coding sequence ATGCCTACCAGCCACCACGCCGAACACGTCGGCAGCCTGCTGCGCCCGCCCGAGTTACTGCAGGCCAGGCGGGCCCGCGAGCGCGGCGAGCTGAGCGCCGAGGAGCTGGCCAGAATGGAGGAGAGCGCGGCGCTGGCCGCGCTCGACCTCCAGCGCGAGGCCGGCATCGAGGTCTTCACCGACGGCGAGGTACGGCGGGCCACCTGGATGGCCGGCCTGATGGAGTCGCTCGGCGGGGTGGAGCCCGTGCCGGTGCCCAACTCCACCTGGTTCAGGGACGGCGGGGAGGTGCCGCCCGAGGAGACCGCGTTCGAGATGGTGGTCGCGAGCGGCAAGCTGACCCAGAAGACGCAGCTCACCGCCGTCGAGGCGGACTTCCTCGCCCGGCACGCGCCCGGTCAGTTCAAGATCACGATGATGAGCTCGTCCATGGGGAACCTCCTGTGGCGACCCGGGCTCAGCGACGCCGTCTACCCGACGCCCGGAGACATGATGCGCGACCTCGTCGCGCTGCGGATCGCCGAGATCAAGGATCTGCTGGACCGGGGCGTGAACTGGATCCAGCTCGACTCCCTGGGCTACAACCAGGTCATCGACCCCGAGTTCCGCGTGCGCATGCTCGGGCCCCACGCGCCGGCCCCGGAGACGATCCTCGACTCGACGATCTCGGTGGACGCCGAACTGGTGCGCGCGGCCAAGGCCATGAACCCCGAGGTCACGGTCGCGATGCACATCTGCAGGGGGAACAACCGCAGCGCGTGGATGTCCAGGGGCGGCTACGAGCCGATCGCGGAGCGGCTGTTCGGGGAGGTGCCGGTCGACCGGTTCCTGCTCGAGTACGACACGGAACGGGCCGGGGGGTTCGAGCCGCTGCGGTTCGTCCCTCAGGGCACGACCGTCGTGCTCGGGCTGGTCTCGTCCAAGATCCCGGGGCTGGAGTCGCAGGACGAGCTGCGCCGCCGTATCGACGAGGCCGCCAAGTACGTACCGCTCGAGAACCTCGCGCTCAGCCCGCAGTGCGGCTTCGCCTCCACCGCCAGGGGGAACCTGCTCACGGTGGACGACGAGCGGCGCAAGCTGGAGCTCGTCGCGGACACGGCGAGGAAGGTCTGGGACTGA
- a CDS encoding response regulator transcription factor: protein MRIVIAEDDPLLREGLALLLRAESLDVVATAPDPDGFLAAVDAHGPDVAIVDVRMPPTHTDEGIVAAVEARRRRPGLAVLVLSAYVEQAFATDLLAHGSSRLGYLLKERVGRVEEFMGALRRVADGGTAIDPEVVAQLLARSRPDSRLDRLSPRERDVLALMAEGLGNAAIAERLFVTDGAVHKHIRSIFAKLDLAPTDRTDRRVAAVLHYLENGG from the coding sequence ATGCGGATTGTGATCGCCGAGGACGACCCGCTGCTGCGCGAAGGGCTCGCGCTGCTGCTGCGCGCGGAGTCGCTGGACGTCGTGGCGACCGCTCCCGACCCCGACGGCTTCCTGGCCGCGGTCGACGCCCACGGGCCGGACGTCGCCATCGTGGACGTACGCATGCCGCCGACCCACACCGACGAGGGGATCGTGGCGGCCGTCGAGGCCAGGCGGCGCCGGCCCGGGCTGGCCGTGCTGGTGCTGTCGGCGTACGTGGAGCAGGCGTTCGCCACCGACCTGCTCGCCCACGGCAGCTCCCGCCTCGGCTACCTGCTCAAGGAGCGGGTCGGGCGGGTCGAGGAGTTCATGGGCGCGCTGCGCCGAGTGGCGGACGGGGGCACGGCCATCGATCCGGAGGTCGTCGCGCAGCTGCTCGCCCGCAGCAGGCCCGACAGCCGGCTCGACCGGCTCAGCCCGCGCGAGCGCGACGTGCTGGCCCTGATGGCCGAGGGGCTGGGCAACGCCGCCATCGCCGAGCGGCTCTTCGTCACCGACGGCGCCGTGCACAAGCACATCCGCAGCATCTTCGCCAAGCTCGATCTCGCGCCGACCGACCGTACCGACCGGCGGGTGGCGGCCGTCCTGCACTACCTGGAGAACGGAGGGTAG
- a CDS encoding Hsp20/alpha crystallin family protein, with product MALPIRRNRGAMQPGAPWQRRAWDPFTEFQQLWDQMGRLFEQGAETDVAAWRPAAETEETPDAYVVRAELPGMRREDINVEVNDSELCVSGEINEEEKGNMLRRRTGRFVYRTILPSDADTEHIGGELADGILTVRVPKTEKGRARRIEIKG from the coding sequence GTGGCTTTGCCGATAAGGCGTAATCGCGGGGCGATGCAGCCGGGCGCGCCCTGGCAGCGGCGCGCATGGGATCCCTTCACGGAGTTCCAGCAACTGTGGGATCAGATGGGGCGGCTGTTCGAGCAGGGCGCCGAGACCGACGTCGCCGCCTGGCGGCCTGCCGCGGAGACAGAGGAGACCCCGGATGCCTACGTCGTACGCGCCGAGCTGCCCGGCATGAGGCGCGAGGACATCAACGTCGAGGTCAACGACAGCGAGCTCTGCGTTTCCGGGGAGATCAACGAGGAGGAGAAGGGCAACATGCTGCGGCGGCGCACCGGCCGGTTCGTCTACCGGACGATCCTGCCGAGCGACGCCGACACCGAGCACATCGGCGGCGAGCTGGCCGACGGCATCCTGACCGTGCGCGTTCCCAAGACGGAGAAGGGCCGCGCCCGCCGCATCGAGATCAAGGGCTGA
- a CDS encoding MarR family winged helix-turn-helix transcriptional regulator has protein sequence MVDRPGLALALSGQIANTRIKKALAQHGLKPAHGHVLMLLSDQGATSQQSLVETLGVDPSVVVAILNDLEGNGLAERRRDPADRRRHIVEISARGTVMVNGIHDAIAAVESALFADLDSQEISTLQRLLSRINTSIDETACTED, from the coding sequence ATGGTCGATCGTCCCGGCTTGGCGCTCGCCCTCTCGGGCCAGATCGCCAACACACGGATCAAGAAGGCGCTGGCCCAGCACGGGCTCAAGCCCGCCCACGGCCACGTGCTGATGCTGCTGTCCGATCAGGGCGCGACGAGCCAGCAGTCGCTCGTGGAGACCCTCGGCGTCGACCCGAGCGTGGTGGTCGCCATACTCAACGACCTCGAGGGCAACGGACTGGCCGAGCGGCGCCGCGACCCCGCCGACCGCCGCCGCCACATCGTCGAGATCTCGGCCCGCGGCACGGTCATGGTCAACGGCATCCACGACGCCATCGCCGCCGTCGAGTCGGCGCTCTTCGCCGACCTCGACAGCCAGGAGATCAGCACCCTGCAGCGCCTGCTGTCCCGGATCAACACTTCCATCGACGAGACCGCCTGCACCGAGGACTGA
- a CDS encoding MFS transporter, whose translation MYTSSRRWLILVVLCLSTLVLVIDNMVLSVAIPPLTADLGASAQDVQWILDSYILVFAGLLLTAGSLSDRYGRRRVMVIGLALFGVASLAAAYAADPVLLIAARTVMGVGGALIMPSTLSILITVFDERERRKAMAAWSAVAMVGLVGGPVLGGALIAWFWWGAVFLINVPIAALAIVASLVLMPESKGPQTRPDPLGAILSVAGMSALVWTIIELPHGLSVPALAVAVVSLAGFVAWELRTTHPMVPLRLFRNRTFSGGSFSLTLVQIGNGGLLLVLTQYLQYVLGYTPTQAGLVFIPMAVASLACNTLGAALGSKIGNRALIVTGLAVSAAGFVLLSTMNPASGLIIAALALLLMGAGGGLAMPAAVSALMGTIPAEHAGVGSALNDTIQQAGAALGIAVLGSVLASSYTAAMPATAPDAARLSIGSALGLGDAGIAQAAREAFTTAMSSAFLISAAGVVAAAVLALLVLPKKTALS comes from the coding sequence ATGTATACAAGTTCCCGCCGCTGGCTGATCCTGGTGGTGCTCTGCCTCAGCACGCTCGTGCTGGTGATCGACAACATGGTGCTGTCCGTGGCGATCCCGCCGCTGACCGCCGACCTGGGCGCGAGCGCGCAGGACGTCCAGTGGATCCTGGACTCGTACATCCTGGTCTTCGCGGGGCTGCTGCTGACGGCGGGCAGCCTGTCCGACCGGTACGGCAGGCGCCGGGTGATGGTCATCGGGCTGGCGCTGTTCGGGGTGGCCTCGCTGGCGGCCGCCTACGCCGCCGACCCCGTGCTGCTGATCGCGGCCCGCACGGTGATGGGCGTCGGCGGGGCGCTGATCATGCCGAGCACCCTGTCCATCCTGATCACCGTGTTCGACGAGCGGGAGCGGCGCAAGGCGATGGCCGCCTGGAGCGCGGTCGCCATGGTCGGACTGGTCGGCGGGCCGGTGCTGGGCGGAGCGCTGATCGCGTGGTTCTGGTGGGGCGCGGTCTTCCTGATCAACGTGCCGATCGCGGCGCTGGCGATCGTCGCCTCCCTGGTGCTCATGCCCGAGTCCAAGGGGCCGCAGACCAGGCCGGACCCGCTCGGCGCGATCCTGTCGGTGGCCGGTATGTCGGCCCTGGTCTGGACGATCATCGAGCTGCCGCACGGCCTGTCCGTGCCCGCGCTGGCCGTGGCCGTCGTCTCGCTCGCCGGGTTCGTGGCCTGGGAGCTGCGTACGACGCACCCGATGGTCCCGCTCCGCCTGTTCCGCAACCGCACCTTCAGCGGCGGCAGCTTCTCGCTCACCCTGGTCCAGATCGGCAACGGCGGCCTGCTGCTGGTGCTCACCCAGTACCTGCAGTACGTGCTCGGCTACACGCCCACCCAGGCGGGTCTGGTCTTCATCCCGATGGCCGTGGCCTCGCTGGCCTGCAACACCCTGGGCGCCGCTCTCGGCTCGAAGATCGGCAACCGGGCGCTGATCGTCACCGGGCTCGCCGTGAGCGCCGCCGGATTCGTGCTGCTGAGCACCATGAACCCGGCGAGCGGCCTGATCATCGCGGCCCTGGCGCTGCTCCTGATGGGGGCGGGCGGCGGCCTGGCCATGCCCGCGGCGGTCTCCGCCCTCATGGGCACGATCCCGGCCGAGCACGCCGGCGTCGGATCGGCGCTGAACGACACCATCCAGCAGGCCGGTGCGGCGCTGGGCATCGCCGTCCTGGGCAGCGTGCTGGCGAGCTCCTACACCGCGGCCATGCCCGCGACCGCGCCGGACGCGGCCCGGCTGTCGATCGGCAGCGCGCTCGGCCTCGGCGACGCCGGGATCGCGCAGGCCGCCCGCGAGGCCTTCACCACGGCCATGTCCTCCGCCTTCCTCATCAGCGCCGCCGGCGTGGTGGCCGCCGCCGTACTGGCCCTGCTGGTGCTGCCCAAGAAGACCGCCCTTTCCTGA
- a CDS encoding S1C family serine protease: MDANAPREDNAAGGWSQFGDRPPTAGGFTRPGPVLPPPPPPRRAGFVLTRKAIAGLALAAVTALTVAALGGGAVGAYVAEGARPVPTVTKTATASPVFRTASGQLTVAQVAEKVQPSVVMIQGQNAEGSGVVLSEDGLILTNNHVVAGQGAQLTVKFSDGKTAKATVVGTDPATDLAVIRAADVSGLAKATLGDSDQLKVGDDVLAIGSPLGLDGTVTAGIISALDRTVTSGSGGQDQQLPPGWGRQGQAAETTTLGGMIQTDAAINPGNSGGALVNAAGELVGINSAVAADGVNLGFAIPVNTAKQVSEQLISKGKVSHAFLGVSVTDATGDVPGALVRQVTAGSPAEKAGLKQGDLITKIGNTPVQGGDTVVGQVRGFKVGQQVEVTYQRDGKTSTVTVTMEERK; encoded by the coding sequence ATGGACGCGAACGCCCCTCGCGAGGACAACGCCGCCGGCGGCTGGAGTCAGTTCGGTGACAGGCCGCCCACAGCCGGAGGCTTCACCCGGCCGGGCCCGGTGCTTCCGCCGCCCCCGCCGCCGAGGCGGGCGGGGTTCGTGCTCACGCGCAAGGCGATCGCGGGGCTCGCGCTGGCCGCCGTGACGGCGTTGACGGTGGCGGCGCTCGGGGGCGGGGCCGTGGGCGCGTACGTGGCGGAGGGGGCCCGCCCGGTGCCGACCGTCACCAAGACGGCCACGGCGAGCCCGGTCTTCCGCACGGCCTCGGGCCAGCTCACGGTCGCGCAGGTGGCGGAGAAGGTGCAGCCGTCGGTGGTGATGATCCAGGGTCAGAACGCCGAGGGGTCCGGCGTGGTGCTGTCGGAGGACGGCCTGATCCTGACCAACAACCACGTCGTGGCCGGGCAGGGCGCCCAGCTGACGGTGAAGTTCAGTGACGGCAAGACGGCCAAGGCGACCGTGGTCGGCACCGACCCGGCCACCGACCTCGCCGTCATCCGGGCGGCGGACGTCTCGGGGCTGGCCAAGGCCACGCTGGGCGACAGCGACCAGCTCAAGGTCGGGGACGACGTCCTGGCCATCGGCAGTCCGCTCGGACTCGACGGTACGGTGACGGCGGGCATCATCAGCGCGCTCGACCGTACGGTGACCTCCGGGAGCGGCGGTCAGGACCAGCAGCTCCCGCCGGGCTGGGGCCGGCAGGGGCAGGCGGCCGAGACGACCACGCTCGGCGGCATGATCCAGACGGATGCGGCGATCAACCCCGGCAACTCGGGCGGCGCGCTGGTCAACGCCGCCGGCGAGCTGGTCGGCATCAACAGCGCGGTCGCCGCCGACGGGGTCAACCTCGGCTTCGCGATCCCGGTGAACACCGCCAAGCAGGTCTCCGAGCAGCTCATCAGCAAGGGGAAGGTGAGCCACGCGTTCCTCGGGGTGAGCGTCACCGACGCGACCGGCGACGTGCCCGGCGCGCTGGTCCGCCAGGTGACCGCGGGCAGCCCGGCGGAGAAGGCCGGGCTGAAGCAGGGCGACCTGATCACCAAGATCGGCAACACGCCGGTCCAGGGCGGTGACACGGTCGTCGGTCAGGTCCGCGGGTTCAAGGTGGGCCAGCAGGTGGAGGTCACGTACCAGCGGGACGGGAAGACGAGCACGGTGACCGTGACCATGGAGGAGAGGAAGTAA
- a CDS encoding DoxX family protein → MFIAYAVIAVLLAIALGASGYAKLTRNERIVTGLTGLGVPLGLFPFLAACEIAGAVGLLIGLWYAPLGIAAAVGLVLYFVGALGTHLVKRDFKGMPNALIMFVPSVAALVLGLASL, encoded by the coding sequence ATGTTCATCGCCTATGCCGTCATCGCCGTCCTGCTGGCGATCGCACTCGGCGCGTCGGGATACGCCAAGCTCACCCGCAACGAGCGCATCGTGACCGGGCTCACCGGGCTGGGCGTGCCGCTCGGGCTGTTCCCGTTCCTGGCGGCGTGCGAGATCGCCGGAGCGGTGGGCCTGCTGATCGGGCTCTGGTACGCGCCGCTCGGCATCGCGGCCGCCGTCGGCCTGGTGCTCTACTTCGTCGGCGCGCTGGGCACGCACCTGGTCAAGAGGGACTTCAAGGGCATGCCCAACGCGTTGATCATGTTCGTTCCGTCGGTGGCGGCGCTGGTCCTGGGGCTCGCCTCCCTCTGA
- a CDS encoding sensor histidine kinase: MPTQDAKPARPSDVVARARATLDALEHLVGGVGTAILALVAVLGLALTALACLLGVGLLAVPTALRGLRAVADRERARLSRWGPDVVISPDPVPSGLRAAVTNPASRRELCWALTHAVFGLLIGIIGMTLPLNAVRDGTFPLWWWLLPPEESAGAAMGLWKVHGFSTALAISLLGLGWIALSLSLVPGMARLQAWPGRRLLSADPSTDLALRVAQLTATRAEALDAHAAELRRIERSLHDGTQNRLVAVNVMLGAARRALARDPSTADAMLERAQDAAEQALAELRAVSRSILPPVLADRSLADALTGLAASCPIPCGIDADVPGRCAASVEATAYFVVAEALTNIARHSGAGHVTVTVRRRDDRLDLRITDDGRGGADEGRGSGLAGIRRRAEAHDGTFALTSPEGGPTTLEVSLPCGL, translated from the coding sequence ATGCCGACTCAGGACGCGAAGCCGGCTCGCCCGTCGGACGTGGTGGCCCGGGCCCGCGCCACTCTCGACGCACTTGAGCATCTTGTCGGCGGCGTCGGCACCGCGATCCTCGCGCTCGTCGCCGTGCTGGGCCTGGCCCTCACCGCGCTGGCCTGTCTCCTCGGCGTGGGCCTGCTCGCGGTGCCCACCGCGCTGCGCGGGCTGCGCGCGGTCGCCGACCGGGAGCGCGCGCGGCTCTCCCGCTGGGGGCCCGACGTCGTCATAAGTCCCGACCCGGTGCCGTCCGGGTTGCGGGCCGCCGTCACGAACCCGGCCTCCCGGCGCGAGCTGTGCTGGGCGCTGACCCACGCCGTCTTCGGCCTGCTGATCGGGATCATCGGCATGACGCTGCCGCTCAACGCGGTACGCGACGGCACGTTCCCGCTGTGGTGGTGGCTGCTGCCGCCGGAGGAGTCGGCCGGCGCCGCCATGGGGCTCTGGAAGGTGCACGGCTTCTCGACCGCCCTCGCGATCTCGCTGCTGGGCCTGGGCTGGATCGCACTGTCCCTGTCCCTGGTCCCGGGCATGGCCCGGTTACAGGCGTGGCCGGGGCGGCGGCTGCTCTCCGCCGACCCCAGCACGGACCTCGCGCTGCGGGTCGCCCAGCTCACCGCGACCCGCGCGGAGGCGCTCGACGCCCACGCCGCCGAGCTGCGGCGGATCGAGCGGTCGCTGCACGACGGCACGCAGAACCGGCTCGTCGCCGTCAACGTCATGCTCGGCGCGGCCCGCCGCGCGCTCGCCCGCGACCCGTCCACCGCCGACGCCATGCTCGAGCGCGCGCAGGACGCCGCCGAGCAGGCGCTCGCCGAGCTCCGCGCGGTCTCCCGGAGCATCCTGCCGCCGGTGCTGGCGGACCGCAGCCTCGCGGACGCCTTGACCGGGCTGGCCGCGAGCTGCCCGATCCCCTGCGGGATCGACGCCGACGTGCCCGGCAGGTGCGCCGCGTCCGTCGAGGCCACGGCGTACTTCGTGGTGGCGGAGGCGCTCACCAACATCGCCAGGCACAGCGGGGCCGGGCACGTCACCGTCACGGTCCGCAGGCGCGACGACCGGCTCGACCTCCGGATCACCGACGACGGCCGCGGCGGGGCGGACGAGGGCCGTGGATCCGGGCTCGCCGGCATCCGCCGCCGCGCCGAGGCCCATGACGGAACGTTCGCACTGACCAGCCCCGAAGGGGGCCCGACCACCCTGGAGGTGAGCCTGCCATGCGGATTGTGA
- a CDS encoding GNAT family N-acetyltransferase, producing MFGADVHAYLRAAAGDRAVRSGPFMIRFDEHDDALAFNYAIPDDDAAPTADEIAALIAEFRGRARTPRLEYVPQAAPKVEGALSAAGFTVEGRYPLLVCPPDEVVDTPVDIRVELVTDDAALWQAARVMNEAFEAPEATEHDVARFRRVLDGGGLVAVALDGAEAVGAGQLGRPHRGVAEVAGIAVRASHRRRGIAGAVTALLTRGGTAAGITTPFLTPGDDGAARVYARVGYRKVGEALHIVLH from the coding sequence TTGTTCGGCGCCGATGTGCACGCCTATCTCAGGGCGGCGGCAGGGGATCGGGCCGTCCGGTCCGGGCCGTTCATGATCCGGTTCGACGAGCATGACGACGCGCTCGCGTTCAACTACGCCATCCCCGACGACGACGCCGCGCCGACCGCGGACGAGATCGCCGCGCTGATCGCGGAGTTCCGCGGGCGGGCCAGGACACCCCGGCTCGAGTACGTGCCGCAGGCGGCCCCGAAGGTGGAAGGCGCCCTGTCCGCGGCGGGGTTCACCGTGGAGGGCCGCTACCCGCTGCTGGTCTGCCCGCCGGACGAGGTGGTGGACACTCCGGTGGACATCCGGGTCGAGCTCGTGACCGACGACGCCGCTCTCTGGCAGGCCGCGCGGGTGATGAACGAGGCGTTCGAGGCGCCCGAGGCCACCGAGCACGATGTCGCCCGGTTCCGGCGGGTCCTCGACGGCGGCGGCCTGGTCGCCGTCGCCCTGGACGGCGCGGAGGCCGTCGGCGCCGGGCAGCTCGGCCGCCCGCACCGAGGGGTCGCCGAGGTGGCGGGCATCGCGGTCCGCGCCTCGCACCGGCGGCGCGGCATCGCCGGGGCGGTCACGGCGCTGCTGACGCGCGGGGGCACGGCCGCCGGGATCACGACCCCGTTCCTCACACCCGGCGACGACGGCGCCGCCCGGGTCTACGCCCGGGTCGGCTACCGGAAGGTGGGCGAGGCGCTCCACATCGTCCTCCACTGA
- a CDS encoding serine hydrolase domain-containing protein: MDTNWTAAGDWGTLSSTGRSFYPERWQHRFDELRAAHHVPGATLAVLAGGQVYELASGVLHRGTGVVVSPDSVFLSGSIAKVYTATLVMRLVGEGKLDLDARVVDVLPEFATPDEAATKVITVRQLLSHTGGVTNDFNHDSGRGDDCLAEYVKAARDVALDCPPGTAVSYGGLGYVVLGRLIEVVTGKTWDQALKDLIFTPLGLERSMTLPEEALAFQAAMSHLGEPGQDPDPAPVWDMMPRSAGPAGRIITSSGDMVRFARMHLAGGLAPDGTRVVDADAVAAMQRREVDVPDKWTVSSDGWGLGWTLYDWDGVFGYGHDGAAIGQYAYLRVIPEAGVAVALMTNGGGARQLYSDLFRELLDELAGVRMPEPFGPPAAPPAVDMTPYVGTYKREGVVITISPDRIRYEFVDGMKDLSPPLEGELIPVSETVFAATGAGPAFSEGYMPVVFSTLPNGTPVCYVGMRATPKVSA; the protein is encoded by the coding sequence ATGGACACGAACTGGACCGCCGCGGGCGACTGGGGCACGCTGAGCTCGACCGGCCGGAGCTTCTACCCCGAGCGCTGGCAGCACCGCTTCGACGAGCTGCGCGCCGCCCACCACGTGCCGGGCGCGACCCTGGCCGTGCTGGCCGGTGGGCAGGTCTACGAGCTGGCCAGCGGTGTGCTGCACCGGGGCACCGGCGTGGTGGTGAGCCCCGACTCGGTGTTCCTGTCCGGCTCGATCGCCAAGGTCTACACGGCGACGCTGGTGATGCGGCTGGTCGGGGAGGGCAAGCTGGACCTCGACGCCCGGGTGGTGGACGTGCTGCCGGAGTTCGCCACGCCCGACGAGGCGGCGACCAAGGTGATCACCGTGCGGCAGCTGCTCAGCCACACCGGCGGGGTCACCAACGACTTCAACCACGACTCGGGCCGTGGGGACGACTGCCTGGCCGAGTACGTGAAGGCCGCCCGGGACGTGGCCCTGGACTGCCCGCCGGGGACGGCGGTCTCCTACGGCGGCCTCGGCTATGTCGTGCTCGGCCGCCTCATCGAGGTGGTGACCGGCAAGACCTGGGACCAGGCGCTCAAGGACCTGATCTTCACCCCGCTCGGGCTGGAGCGCTCGATGACGCTGCCGGAGGAGGCGCTCGCGTTCCAGGCGGCGATGAGCCACCTGGGCGAGCCGGGCCAGGACCCCGACCCGGCGCCGGTCTGGGACATGATGCCGCGCTCGGCGGGCCCGGCCGGCAGGATCATCACCTCGTCCGGCGACATGGTGCGCTTCGCCCGGATGCACCTGGCCGGGGGCCTGGCCCCCGACGGCACGCGCGTCGTCGACGCCGACGCGGTCGCGGCCATGCAGCGGCGTGAGGTGGACGTGCCGGACAAGTGGACCGTCAGCTCGGACGGCTGGGGCCTGGGCTGGACCCTCTATGACTGGGACGGTGTCTTCGGCTACGGCCACGACGGTGCCGCCATCGGGCAGTACGCCTACCTGCGCGTCATCCCGGAGGCGGGCGTGGCCGTCGCCCTGATGACCAACGGGGGCGGGGCCAGGCAGCTGTACTCCGACCTCTTCCGCGAGCTGCTCGACGAGCTGGCCGGGGTACGCATGCCGGAGCCGTTCGGCCCGCCGGCCGCTCCGCCCGCGGTGGACATGACGCCGTACGTCGGCACGTACAAGCGCGAGGGCGTCGTCATCACCATCAGTCCCGACCGGATCCGGTACGAGTTCGTCGACGGCATGAAGGACCTGTCGCCGCCGCTGGAGGGGGAGCTGATCCCGGTCTCGGAGACGGTGTTCGCCGCCACGGGCGCCGGACCGGCGTTCAGCGAGGGCTACATGCCCGTGGTCTTCTCGACCCTGCCCAACGGAACCCCGGTGTGCTACGTCGGCATGCGCGCCACGCCGAAGGTCTCCGCCTGA